Proteins found in one Coffea eugenioides isolate CCC68of chromosome 5, Ceug_1.0, whole genome shotgun sequence genomic segment:
- the LOC113771025 gene encoding UDP-glycosyltransferase 82A1, with translation MKYFTRAGGKVILVPYPAQGHVTPMLKLACELVSHGLEPVLVVPEFIHRSISAQIDSMEGIVCQSIPADGLDEGKPRDFFAMEMAMEKIMPLHLEKLVRQLDGEQEQDHDEGRVSCMIVDLLASHAINVARRCGVKVAGFWPATMATYRLISAIPHMLLSGIISETGCPLLETPICVSPGQPSISAAELPWLIGTSAGRTSRFKFWTKTMDRSKTLEWLLVNSFAEECRGGQINVQNVIPIRPTSNTMHSRTSTKTVASFWEEDLSCLDWLDKQAVASVVYISFGSWVSPIGEAKVKNLAVALETSGRHFLWVLGPAWREGLPRGFVERMSKEGGQGKIVSWAPQMEVLQHEAVGCYLTHCGWNSTVEAIQCKKRLLCYPVAGDQFLNCAYIVKAWRIGVRLRGFGQRDLAEGLKRVIEDIEMDGRILGLNEKLMGKEATSRAATNLASFVNNIVSM, from the exons ATGAAGTACTTTACGAGGGCGGGGGGCAAGGTGATTTTAGTTCCATATCCAGCACAAGGCCATGTCACTCCTATGCTCAAGCTGGCTTGTGAACTCGTTTCCCATGGTTTAGAGCCTGTGCTGGTTGTCCCTGAGTTTATCCACCGCAGCATCTCTGCTCAGATAGATAGTATGGAAGGGATTGTTTGTCAGTCCATTCCGGCTGACGGACTAGACGAAGGAAAACCGCGTGACTTTTTCGCCATGGAGATGGCTATGGAGAAGATAATGCCGCTGCATCTAGAAAAGCTTGTTCGACAACTTGATGGGGAACAAGAACAGGATCACGATGAAGGAAGGGTTTCATGTATGATAGTTGACCTACTGGCATCACATGCTATCAACGTTGCCCGTCGATGTGGAGTTAAAGTAGCAGGTTTTTGGCCAGCCACGATGGCTACTTACAGATTGATTTCTGCCATTCCACACATGCTACTCTCGGGCATCATTTCTGAAACAG GTTGTCCTTTGTTAGAAACTCCTATATGCGTTTCCCCGGGTCAACCTTCAATAAGCGCAGCTGAACTGCCATGGTTAATTGGGACTTCAGCTGGAAGAACGTCAAGGTTCAAGTTTTGGACAAAGACCATGGACAGATCGAAGACACTTGAATGGCTTCTGGTAAATAGTTTTGCGGAGGAATGCCGTGGAGGCCAGATCAACGTCCAAAATGTTATCCCAATTCGACCTACAAGTAATACTATGCATTCAAGAACGTCGACCAAGACTGTTGCTAGCTTCTGGGAGGAAGATTTGAGTTGCTTAGATTGGCTAGACAAACAAGCTGTTGCTTCAGTAGTGTACATCTCATTTGGAAGTTGGGTGAGCCCAATTGGAGAGGCAAAGGTGAAGAATCTAGCCGTGGCACTGGAGACATCCGGCAGGCATTTCCTTTGGGTTCTAGGGCCTGCATGGCGTGAAGGTTTGCCGAGAGGTTTCGTGGAGAGAATGTCCAAAGAGGGCGGGCAAGGTAAAATTGTTTCGTGGGCACCGCAAATGGAAGTGCTGCAGCACGAGGCTGTAGGATGCTATCTCACACACTGCGGATGGAACTCAACCGTGGAGGCCATACAATGCAAGAAACGCCTACTCTGCTATCCGGTTGCTGGCGATCAGTTTCTAAATTGTGCTTATATTGTTAAGGCTTGGCGAATTGGAGTAAGGCTCCGGGGGTTTGGGCAGAGAGATTTAGCTGAAGGGCTGAAAAGGGTGATTGAAGATATAGAGATGGATGGCAGAATTCTGGGACTGAATGAGAAGTTGATGGGCAAAGAGGCTACATCTAGAGCAGCAACTAATTTGGCCTCCTTTGTCAACAACATAGTCTCGATGTAA